The following proteins come from a genomic window of Priestia filamentosa:
- a CDS encoding ABC transporter permease, translating to MDKYIEMIRIRFLMMLAYRTNYYSGILIYGINIGAYYFLWSAIYGGQENIEGLSITQMVTYVAVSWMARAFYFNNIDREMATEIKEGKVAVELIRPYSYLGMKTMQGLGEGLFRFFFFSIPGLIIVYFIFPIEFSASPVTWGLFLLSLVFSFFINMQINLLTGITTFFLFNNDGLIRAKRVVIDLFSGLLLPISFYPIWAQNIMGYLPFQGISYIPSMIFTNGFKGADVYQGLLFQALWSVVLLIPISLIWWAARKRLVIQGG from the coding sequence GTGGATAAGTATATTGAAATGATTCGCATCCGCTTTTTAATGATGCTTGCTTACAGAACAAATTACTATAGCGGTATTTTAATTTATGGAATTAATATTGGTGCCTATTATTTTCTGTGGTCTGCGATTTATGGTGGACAAGAAAATATTGAAGGGTTATCGATTACGCAGATGGTAACATACGTAGCTGTTTCATGGATGGCAAGAGCTTTCTATTTTAATAATATTGATCGCGAGATGGCAACAGAGATTAAGGAAGGAAAAGTAGCAGTAGAACTTATTCGTCCATATAGTTATCTTGGTATGAAAACAATGCAAGGGCTTGGTGAAGGTCTTTTTCGCTTTTTCTTCTTTTCGATTCCAGGTCTTATTATTGTTTATTTTATCTTCCCAATTGAATTTTCAGCGAGTCCGGTAACATGGGGCCTTTTCTTGCTTTCACTTGTATTTAGCTTTTTTATCAATATGCAAATTAACTTGCTTACTGGAATTACCACGTTCTTTTTATTTAACAACGATGGATTAATTCGAGCGAAACGAGTTGTTATCGACTTATTTTCAGGATTGCTTTTACCAATCAGCTTTTATCCTATTTGGGCACAAAATATTATGGGATACTTACCTTTTCAAGGGATTAGCTATATTCCGAGCATGATTTTCACGAATGGATTCAAAGGAGCAGACGTTTATCAAGGATTGCTATTTCAGGCGCTTTGGTCTGTTGTTTTATTAATTCCAATTTCTTTAATATGGTGGGCCGCTCGTAAGCGTCTCGTCATTCAAGGAGGGTAG
- the nikC gene encoding nickel transporter permease → MAELMKNNLLPPEPPVVAETSSSFREGWRSFKKNKLALVGGAIVLFFILLAIFAPVIAPEGVNEQKLQERLQAPSSEHWFGTDDFGRDVFSRVLHGAKTSLWVGFFSVMGSIIVGSFLGIIAGYYGRIADAIISRIFDILLAFPSILLAIGIVAVLGPSLQNALIAIAVINIPNFGRLIRSRVLSVKEEEYILAAKAIGMSDHRILFHHVLPNSITPIIVQGTLAVATAIIEAAALGFLGLGAQPPNAEWGRMLADSKQYLIQAPWTMIFPGVAIMLVVLGFNLLGDGLRDALDPRMKN, encoded by the coding sequence ATGGCAGAATTAATGAAAAATAACCTTTTACCACCTGAACCTCCTGTTGTAGCAGAAACATCTTCTTCTTTTCGAGAAGGGTGGCGCAGTTTCAAAAAAAATAAACTTGCTTTAGTAGGAGGCGCCATTGTTCTGTTTTTCATTCTCTTAGCGATATTTGCTCCTGTTATTGCTCCTGAAGGGGTAAATGAGCAAAAATTGCAAGAACGACTCCAGGCCCCTTCAAGTGAGCATTGGTTTGGAACAGATGATTTTGGTCGGGATGTATTTTCACGCGTACTGCACGGAGCAAAAACATCACTTTGGGTTGGCTTTTTTTCTGTAATGGGCTCTATTATTGTAGGGAGCTTTCTTGGGATTATAGCAGGTTATTATGGAAGAATTGCAGACGCTATCATCTCACGGATATTTGATATTTTACTTGCTTTTCCAAGTATTTTATTAGCTATTGGAATTGTAGCAGTCCTTGGTCCATCTTTACAAAATGCGTTAATTGCCATTGCTGTCATTAATATCCCGAACTTTGGTAGGTTAATTCGTTCAAGAGTGTTAAGTGTTAAAGAAGAAGAATATATTTTAGCAGCGAAAGCAATTGGTATGTCAGATCACCGTATTTTATTTCATCATGTGTTACCAAATAGCATTACGCCTATTATTGTACAAGGAACGCTTGCAGTTGCAACAGCTATTATTGAGGCAGCTGCGCTTGGCTTTTTAGGACTTGGAGCACAGCCTCCGAATGCGGAATGGGGAAGAATGCTAGCGGATTCTAAGCAATACTTAATTCAAGCACCTTGGACAATGATTTTTCCAGGAGTAGCTATCATGCTTGTTGTTTTAGGGTTCAATTTACTTGGAGATGGATTGCGAGATGCACTTGACCCAAGAATGAAAAACTAA
- the ssuD gene encoding FMNH2-dependent alkanesulfonate monooxygenase produces MKVFWFIPTSGDGRYLGTSKGGRETSFDYLKQLARAIDTLGYHGALLPTGRSCEDAWVTASSLLSETLRMKFLVALRPGLMSPAVAARMAATFDRFSNGRLLINIVSGGNPSEQIGDALQVKHEERYELTREFLHIWTSLMRDGKSDFSGEHITINGGRLVYPPIQSPYPPIYFGGSSSKALPIAAKFADVYLTWGEPVEHVREKVEKVKALAAEQGRTVKFGIRLHMIVRETADEAWKSANELIQYVDEELIEKARQEMGRHDSEGQRRMLALYSGDRNGLEIRPNLWSGIGLVRAGAGTALVGDAKTVAERMKEYEEAGVDTFILSGYPHLEESYRVAELLFPHLQLEKHEEQAAKAIASPGVMIADDVKPTKN; encoded by the coding sequence ATGAAAGTGTTTTGGTTTATTCCAACATCAGGAGACGGTCGCTATTTAGGAACATCAAAAGGTGGCCGTGAGACGAGCTTTGATTATTTAAAACAGCTTGCAAGAGCTATTGATACACTTGGCTATCATGGAGCATTGCTGCCAACAGGGAGGTCTTGTGAAGATGCATGGGTAACAGCCTCTTCTTTGCTCAGTGAAACATTGAGGATGAAATTTTTAGTTGCTTTGAGACCAGGCCTTATGTCGCCGGCTGTTGCAGCCCGGATGGCTGCGACATTTGATCGATTTTCGAACGGTCGCCTTCTAATTAACATTGTGTCAGGTGGAAATCCTTCTGAACAAATTGGAGATGCACTTCAGGTAAAGCATGAAGAGCGCTATGAACTAACACGAGAGTTTCTACATATTTGGACATCTTTAATGAGAGACGGGAAATCAGACTTTTCAGGAGAGCATATTACAATTAACGGAGGTAGACTTGTTTATCCACCTATTCAATCTCCTTATCCTCCAATTTACTTTGGAGGATCATCAAGCAAAGCACTTCCTATTGCTGCAAAGTTTGCAGATGTTTATTTAACTTGGGGAGAGCCTGTTGAACATGTGAGAGAAAAAGTAGAAAAAGTGAAAGCTCTAGCAGCGGAGCAAGGAAGAACCGTTAAGTTTGGGATTCGCCTTCATATGATTGTGCGTGAGACAGCAGATGAAGCATGGAAATCAGCAAATGAACTTATTCAATATGTTGATGAGGAGCTTATTGAAAAAGCCCGCCAAGAAATGGGGCGTCATGATTCAGAGGGGCAACGTCGTATGCTTGCTCTTTATAGTGGAGATCGAAATGGCCTTGAAATTCGCCCTAACCTTTGGAGCGGAATAGGTCTTGTCCGGGCTGGTGCTGGTACAGCGCTTGTTGGAGATGCTAAAACAGTAGCAGAGCGTATGAAGGAATACGAAGAAGCAGGGGTTGATACATTTATTTTGTCTGGATATCCGCACTTAGAGGAGTCGTACCGTGTAGCTGAACTTCTTTTCCCACACCTACAATTAGAAAAACATGAAGAGCAAGCTGCAAAAGCTATAGCTTCTCCTGGAGTTATGATTGCTGACGACGTAAAACCTACTAAAAATTAA
- a CDS encoding ABC transporter permease, translated as MITYIIRRLLMLVPVLVGLSLIVFFMIRAIPGNPAQVILGQLATKDAIDSLTKELGLNEPWYTQYFHYIGNLLTGDLGESLRTKNPISEELWPYLTATLELSLVAIIIAIVVGVNAGIISAWFQNSWFDYIAMLLALIGVSMPIFWLGLMEQWLFAIQWDLLPTAGREDIRNPIDSITGLYIFDTLVQGKWDQFAVVIKHLALPSVALATIPMAIIARITRSSMLEVMRSDFIRTARAKGLRMFWVVYRHSLKNAVIPILTVIGLQFGVLLGGAILTETIFSWPGIGRYIYEAIGYRDYPVIQSGILIIALLFVCINLIVDLLYTVIDPRIKYNK; from the coding sequence GTGATTACGTATATTATTCGACGTTTATTAATGCTTGTTCCAGTCCTAGTTGGACTATCTCTTATTGTCTTTTTTATGATCCGAGCTATTCCAGGAAATCCTGCTCAAGTTATTTTAGGACAGCTTGCTACAAAAGATGCTATCGATTCCTTAACGAAGGAGCTTGGCTTAAATGAGCCATGGTATACTCAGTACTTTCATTATATTGGAAATCTTTTAACAGGTGATTTAGGAGAGTCATTACGGACTAAAAACCCGATTAGTGAAGAGCTTTGGCCATATCTAACAGCAACACTAGAGCTATCTCTTGTGGCCATTATTATTGCTATTGTGGTTGGGGTAAATGCAGGAATTATTAGTGCTTGGTTTCAAAATTCTTGGTTTGATTATATCGCAATGCTTCTTGCTCTTATCGGCGTATCAATGCCAATCTTTTGGCTTGGTTTGATGGAACAATGGTTGTTTGCAATTCAGTGGGATCTATTGCCTACTGCGGGTCGTGAAGATATTCGAAACCCAATTGACTCCATAACAGGGTTATACATATTTGATACTCTTGTTCAAGGAAAATGGGATCAATTCGCTGTTGTTATAAAACACTTAGCGTTACCGAGCGTTGCGCTTGCAACAATTCCGATGGCTATTATTGCTCGTATTACACGTTCAAGTATGCTTGAAGTTATGCGCTCTGATTTTATTCGAACTGCAAGAGCAAAAGGACTTCGTATGTTTTGGGTTGTTTATCGACATTCTTTAAAAAATGCCGTGATTCCGATTCTTACGGTAATTGGTTTACAGTTTGGAGTATTACTTGGAGGAGCTATTTTAACAGAAACAATTTTTAGCTGGCCTGGGATTGGACGTTATATTTATGAAGCAATTGGATATCGTGATTATCCTGTGATTCAATCTGGAATTCTTATTATTGCTCTCCTCTTTGTATGTATAAATTTAATCGTTGATTTGTTGTATACAGTTATTGATCCAAGGATTAAATATAACAAGTAA
- a CDS encoding glutamate-1-semialdehyde 2,1-aminomutase: protein MRFTNSEKLHSEALEHIVGGVNSPSRSYKGVGGGTPVAMKRGQGAYFWDVDDNQYIDYLAAYGPIITGHAHPHITKAITEAAENGVLYGTPTAHEVKFAKMLKDAMPNLDKVRFVNSGTEAVMTTIRVARAYTGRDKIIKFAGCYHGHSDLVLVAAGSGPSTLGTPDSAGVPKSIAKEVITVPFNDIEPFKEALAKWGDEIAGVLVEPIVGNFGIVEPKEGFLQAVNDLAHEAGALVIYDEVITAFRFMYGGAQDLLGVKPDLTALGKIIGGGLPIGAYGGRQDIMEKVAPLGPAYQAGTMAGNPASILSGIACLEVLQEEGVYERLDQLGEMLEEGIAAHAKTYNVPITINRLKGALTVYFTNETVVNYEQAENTDGEMFAKFFKLMLNEGINLAPSKYEAWFLTIAHTEEDITKTLIAVEKVFSQL from the coding sequence ATGAGATTTACAAATTCTGAAAAATTACATAGCGAGGCACTTGAACATATTGTTGGGGGCGTAAATAGTCCTTCTCGCTCATATAAAGGAGTTGGCGGCGGTACCCCCGTTGCTATGAAGCGCGGTCAAGGCGCTTACTTTTGGGATGTTGATGACAATCAATACATTGACTACCTTGCAGCGTATGGACCGATTATAACAGGTCATGCACATCCCCATATTACAAAAGCTATTACAGAAGCTGCTGAAAATGGCGTTTTATATGGCACACCAACAGCACATGAGGTAAAATTTGCGAAAATGCTAAAAGATGCAATGCCGAATTTAGATAAAGTACGCTTTGTGAACTCTGGAACAGAAGCCGTAATGACGACAATTCGCGTTGCTCGTGCTTATACTGGACGTGACAAAATCATTAAATTTGCTGGTTGCTATCACGGTCACTCTGACCTTGTCCTTGTTGCAGCAGGTTCTGGTCCTTCAACACTTGGAACACCTGATTCTGCTGGAGTTCCCAAAAGTATTGCAAAAGAAGTTATTACCGTTCCATTTAACGATATTGAACCATTTAAAGAAGCTCTTGCAAAATGGGGAGACGAAATTGCCGGTGTTCTCGTAGAACCGATTGTCGGGAACTTTGGAATTGTAGAACCAAAAGAAGGCTTCCTACAAGCTGTAAATGATCTTGCTCATGAAGCTGGAGCGCTTGTTATTTATGATGAAGTTATCACAGCATTCCGTTTTATGTATGGAGGAGCTCAAGATTTACTTGGAGTCAAACCAGACTTAACTGCTCTAGGAAAAATTATTGGAGGCGGACTTCCAATCGGAGCTTATGGCGGTCGTCAAGATATTATGGAAAAAGTAGCACCGCTTGGACCTGCTTATCAAGCAGGCACAATGGCAGGTAATCCAGCTTCTATTCTATCTGGAATTGCTTGTCTAGAAGTACTGCAAGAAGAAGGCGTCTACGAACGTCTTGATCAATTAGGTGAGATGCTTGAAGAAGGAATTGCCGCCCACGCTAAAACATACAATGTTCCTATTACGATCAATCGTTTAAAAGGTGCTCTTACAGTGTACTTTACAAATGAAACTGTAGTGAACTATGAACAAGCTGAAAATACAGACGGAGAGATGTTTGCAAAATTCTTTAAGCTTATGCTAAATGAAGGCATTAATCTTGCTCCTTCTAAATATGAAGCTTGGTTTTTAACAATAGCTCACACAGAAGAAGATATTACAAAAACGTTAATAGCGGTTGAAAAAGTTTTCAGTCAACTGTAA
- a CDS encoding ABC transporter permease has protein sequence MFYFSIFFQYIGQYMKTRLQYRADLFVEVLSDLLFQAVNLVFILVVFGHTQLLHGWSRDEIIFIYGFFLVPFAIFSTFFNIWDFNERYIVKGEMDRILTRPIHSLFQVILERIELESLFGAVTGLAVMIYAGSLLDLPFHWYDPFIFLLFVIGGALVYGGIFISLATIGFWSDARTSIMPTMYNIGNYGRYPVDIYNNVIRYILTWILPFAFVGVYPAAYFLKREEWYWYSFLTPVVGLAFFILSIALWNTGVKRYRGAGN, from the coding sequence ATGTTTTACTTCTCAATATTTTTTCAATATATCGGTCAATATATGAAAACAAGGCTTCAATATCGCGCAGATTTGTTCGTTGAAGTTTTATCTGATTTGTTGTTTCAAGCCGTTAACTTAGTATTTATTCTCGTTGTGTTTGGTCATACACAGCTTTTACATGGCTGGTCAAGAGATGAAATTATTTTTATATACGGATTTTTCCTTGTCCCATTTGCTATTTTCTCTACCTTTTTTAACATTTGGGACTTCAATGAACGATACATTGTAAAAGGAGAAATGGATCGGATTTTAACAAGACCTATCCATAGCCTTTTTCAAGTTATATTAGAACGCATTGAACTTGAATCTCTTTTCGGAGCTGTAACAGGTTTAGCGGTTATGATTTATGCAGGATCGCTTCTTGATCTTCCATTTCATTGGTATGATCCATTTATATTTCTTCTATTTGTCATTGGGGGAGCTCTTGTTTATGGAGGCATCTTTATTTCACTAGCTACAATTGGTTTCTGGTCTGATGCTAGAACATCCATTATGCCAACAATGTATAATATCGGAAACTACGGACGTTATCCTGTAGATATTTATAACAATGTTATTCGTTACATACTTACATGGATTTTGCCGTTTGCATTCGTTGGTGTTTATCCTGCTGCATACTTCTTAAAACGAGAAGAATGGTATTGGTATTCATTTTTAACGCCTGTTGTTGGTTTAGCTTTCTTTATTTTATCTATTGCTTTATGGAATACAGGCGTAAAAAGATATAGAGGAGCAGGAAATTAA
- a CDS encoding ABC transporter ATP-binding protein, with the protein MKEIIEVKGLRKEFKAYANRSGLKGAFRDLFTRQYKIVPAVDNVSMSIKQGEMVGYIGENGAGKSTTIKMLTGILTPTSGHVRVNGMNPHKEREKFAQTIGVVFGQRSQLWWDIAVQESFRLLKKVYKVSDEDYNEHMNHVIETLDIGPLLDKPVRKLSLGQRMRCELAAALIHNPPLLFLDEPTIGLDVLVKLKIRKFLKEINEKHKTTILLTTHDLADIEALCERVIMLDEGKVIYDGLLDKLRTNWGEQKQISFQFTVPPLHADLIKLTKDLDVSWFSGDHPDVYVAHVGTDQDIMSELIGRTVGAYRIQDMSIEKISTEEIIRNIYEEGVVSG; encoded by the coding sequence ATGAAGGAAATTATTGAAGTAAAAGGATTGCGTAAAGAATTTAAAGCATACGCAAATCGTTCAGGATTAAAAGGAGCTTTTCGCGATCTTTTTACTCGTCAATATAAGATTGTTCCTGCTGTTGATAATGTATCAATGTCAATCAAGCAAGGAGAGATGGTTGGTTATATTGGAGAAAACGGCGCAGGGAAGTCAACCACAATAAAAATGCTAACAGGTATCTTAACCCCAACAAGCGGCCATGTGCGTGTAAATGGAATGAATCCACATAAAGAAAGAGAGAAATTTGCTCAAACGATTGGAGTTGTATTCGGGCAGCGTTCTCAGCTTTGGTGGGACATTGCGGTTCAGGAATCTTTTCGTCTTTTGAAAAAAGTATATAAAGTGTCTGACGAAGATTATAACGAGCATATGAACCATGTTATTGAAACACTTGATATCGGACCACTTTTAGACAAGCCAGTTCGAAAGCTTTCCCTTGGTCAACGTATGCGATGTGAGCTTGCAGCTGCACTTATTCACAATCCGCCATTGCTCTTTTTGGATGAACCAACAATTGGATTGGACGTACTTGTAAAACTAAAGATTCGTAAGTTTCTTAAAGAAATTAACGAAAAACATAAAACAACGATTTTGCTTACCACTCACGATTTAGCTGACATTGAAGCGCTTTGTGAGCGCGTTATTATGCTTGATGAAGGAAAAGTCATTTATGATGGTCTTTTAGACAAGCTGCGTACAAACTGGGGCGAGCAAAAGCAAATTTCGTTCCAATTTACAGTTCCACCGCTTCACGCTGACTTAATTAAACTAACGAAAGACCTTGATGTATCTTGGTTTAGTGGTGATCATCCAGACGTATATGTTGCCCATGTTGGTACAGATCAAGATATTATGTCAGAGCTTATTGGTAGAACAGTTGGGGCATACCGAATTCAAGATATGAGCATTGAAAAAATCTCTACAGAAGAAATTATTCGCAACATTTATGAAGAAGGTGTTGTGAGTGGATAA
- a CDS encoding FUSC family protein, producing MKLGARIFKTGIAITLALFLAELLGLSAPAFAGIAAIFAIQPSIYRSYLTVLDQLQGNIIGALVAVIFSLTLGNHPVVIGLTAILVITINLRLKSQNIIPLSLVTVIAIMESTTIESTDYALLRFSTVMLGVLSAFIVNFIFLPPKYETKLYYKLTHITEDIIKWIRMTLREASAYTLLKEDIEKIDDRLKQTEQTFDFYKEERKYSKKNAHVKSRKLVLFRQMLLTTKRALTTLRLLHRLGNDIHHMPEKFQTVLKEQIEYILSYHEQTLLKFIGKVRAQQPHKAIDPSCTGKRGLIDTFMKYKLLEDEDENKMLYNLFPLIASIIEYGEELEHLDLLIDSFQSYHTTENSFEISGEEEN from the coding sequence ATGAAACTTGGTGCTCGTATTTTCAAAACAGGAATTGCAATTACACTTGCCTTATTTTTAGCAGAGCTGCTTGGACTATCAGCGCCTGCATTTGCAGGGATTGCGGCTATATTTGCGATTCAACCATCTATTTATCGTTCTTATTTAACGGTTTTAGACCAGCTTCAGGGAAACATTATCGGAGCTTTAGTAGCGGTTATCTTTTCTCTTACACTAGGGAATCATCCCGTTGTAATCGGATTGACGGCTATTCTAGTTATTACAATCAACTTGCGTCTAAAATCCCAAAATATTATTCCGCTTTCTCTAGTAACAGTTATTGCGATTATGGAAAGCACAACGATTGAATCAACAGATTATGCTTTGCTTAGATTTAGTACTGTCATGCTTGGAGTATTATCAGCCTTTATCGTAAATTTTATTTTTCTACCACCTAAATATGAGACAAAACTTTATTATAAGTTGACACACATAACAGAAGACATTATTAAATGGATTCGAATGACCTTAAGAGAAGCTTCCGCATATACACTGTTGAAAGAAGATATTGAAAAAATTGATGATCGCCTTAAACAAACTGAACAAACGTTTGATTTTTATAAAGAAGAACGAAAATACTCTAAGAAAAATGCTCATGTAAAGTCTCGTAAACTTGTTTTATTTCGCCAAATGTTGCTTACAACAAAAAGAGCATTAACAACGCTACGTTTGCTGCATAGACTTGGCAATGATATTCATCACATGCCAGAGAAATTTCAAACAGTTTTAAAAGAGCAAATAGAGTACATTTTAAGCTACCATGAACAAACTCTTTTAAAATTTATTGGAAAAGTTCGTGCTCAGCAGCCGCATAAAGCGATTGACCCTTCTTGTACAGGGAAACGTGGGCTTATTGATACATTTATGAAATATAAGCTTCTTGAAGATGAAGATGAAAATAAAATGCTGTATAATCTCTTTCCGCTCATTGCTTCTATCATTGAATATGGAGAAGAACTTGAACATCTTGATTTGCTTATCGATAGCTTTCAAAGCTATCATACAACGGAAAACTCTTTTGAGATTAGTGGTGAAGAAGAAAATTAA
- a CDS encoding solute:sodium symporter family transporter: protein MENQNMLFTLLSCLFFVLLLGIWTYKKTKGSNSTTEGYFLAGRGMSGGFIAGALILTNLSAEQMVGLNGQSYGTNMTNMAWEVTAVFPIVIMALLLLPRYLGGAFTTLPQFLRDRYDEGVRRLVVLLFMLGYVLVTIPSTLYSGALAVLKMFDVPALLDISYSQSIWVMVWIIGLLGAVFAIFGGMKAIAVSDTFIGIGLIIVCTFIPVIGLYQLGDGSISEGARIVSTNHTEKLNAVGSSTDSVPFLTIFTGMIWANLFYWGTNQYAIQRTLGAANLAEGQKGVLYTGFFKLLVPVFMMVPGVIAFHMYGGGLQSVDLAFPTLVANTLPWYLQGFFLVVLLGAVFSTFNALINSAATMFALDVIQPLKPTLSDRKLLDLSKWFSGVLAIASFCIAPLLMYAPDGLWELIRRFTGFFNIPIIAVVLVGIFARKVPAVAAKVVIIFHVVTYYMLIWGMNQLFDIPININYIHVYGILFFTEIVIMLAISRISPRKEAWKFTPKPKVDMKPWKYSLFTSIVLIGFVFAFYLVFSPIGLAYKQGYVSPYFWPSLGLLSIVTISIAILSVKKWNKKYGSYIEKTTSSAKTISS, encoded by the coding sequence ATGGAGAATCAAAATATGTTATTTACTTTATTGTCTTGCCTATTTTTTGTCCTCCTTTTAGGAATATGGACGTATAAGAAAACAAAAGGATCAAATTCAACTACAGAAGGTTACTTTCTAGCTGGCAGAGGAATGTCAGGAGGATTTATTGCTGGAGCTCTTATCCTGACGAACTTGTCAGCAGAGCAAATGGTTGGGTTAAACGGTCAATCATATGGAACAAATATGACGAACATGGCATGGGAAGTCACAGCCGTTTTTCCGATTGTTATTATGGCTTTGCTTCTTCTTCCTCGTTATCTTGGAGGAGCTTTTACAACGCTGCCTCAATTTCTGAGAGATCGTTATGATGAAGGAGTAAGACGCCTTGTTGTTCTTTTATTTATGCTAGGGTATGTGCTTGTCACCATTCCCTCTACGCTATACTCCGGGGCTCTTGCCGTATTGAAAATGTTTGATGTTCCTGCTCTACTTGATATCTCATATTCACAGTCTATCTGGGTTATGGTATGGATTATTGGCCTGCTTGGCGCTGTGTTTGCAATATTTGGCGGAATGAAAGCTATTGCGGTATCAGATACTTTTATTGGCATTGGTCTTATTATTGTATGTACATTCATACCGGTTATTGGTCTCTATCAGCTTGGAGATGGAAGTATAAGCGAGGGAGCTCGTATTGTTTCAACAAATCATACAGAAAAACTTAATGCAGTTGGATCAAGTACAGACTCTGTTCCGTTTCTAACGATTTTCACCGGGATGATCTGGGCAAATCTTTTTTATTGGGGAACAAATCAATATGCTATTCAGCGTACGCTTGGTGCAGCGAATTTAGCAGAAGGACAAAAAGGCGTATTATATACAGGTTTTTTTAAACTACTTGTTCCTGTATTCATGATGGTTCCAGGAGTTATTGCCTTTCATATGTATGGAGGTGGATTGCAATCTGTTGACCTTGCTTTTCCAACGCTTGTAGCTAATACGCTACCTTGGTATTTACAAGGATTCTTTCTTGTTGTGCTTCTCGGTGCCGTATTTAGTACCTTTAATGCTTTAATTAACTCAGCAGCAACAATGTTTGCGCTAGATGTTATTCAGCCATTAAAACCAACTTTGTCTGATCGAAAACTTTTAGATTTAAGTAAATGGTTTAGCGGTGTTTTAGCAATTGCAAGCTTTTGTATTGCCCCCTTGTTAATGTATGCTCCAGATGGGCTTTGGGAGTTAATCCGTCGTTTTACAGGTTTCTTTAATATTCCGATCATTGCTGTTGTTCTTGTTGGAATTTTTGCACGAAAAGTTCCTGCAGTAGCTGCGAAAGTGGTTATTATTTTTCATGTTGTCACATATTACATGTTGATTTGGGGAATGAATCAATTGTTTGATATTCCTATTAATATTAATTACATTCATGTTTATGGAATCTTGTTTTTTACAGAGATTGTGATAATGCTTGCTATAAGCCGAATATCACCAAGGAAAGAAGCATGGAAGTTCACACCAAAACCTAAAGTGGATATGAAACCATGGAAATACTCCTTATTTACTTCTATTGTTTTAATCGGATTTGTATTTGCTTTTTATCTTGTGTTCTCACCAATTGGACTAGCATATAAACAGGGATATGTTTCTCCTTACTTTTGGCCGAGTTTAGGTTTGTTATCAATTGTAACGATAAGTATTGCGATTTTGTCAGTGAAAAAGTGGAATAAGAAATATGGCTCCTATATAGAGAAGACGACGAGTTCTGCTAAAACAATATCTTCATGA
- the bcp gene encoding thioredoxin-dependent thiol peroxidase, which translates to MTLNLGEKAPEFSLPSNTGEEVKLSDFEGKFVVLYFYPKDMTPGCTTEACDFRDQHESFKELDAVILGISPDPVARHQKFIDKHDLPFLLLADEEHKVAELYDVWKLKKNFGKEYMGIERSTFVINKEGELLKEWRKVRVAGHVEEALQFIKEQ; encoded by the coding sequence ATGACATTAAATTTAGGAGAAAAAGCACCTGAGTTTTCATTACCTTCAAATACTGGAGAAGAAGTTAAGCTTTCTGATTTCGAAGGGAAATTCGTTGTTCTTTATTTTTATCCGAAAGATATGACTCCGGGATGTACAACAGAAGCTTGTGATTTCCGCGATCAGCATGAAAGTTTTAAAGAGCTTGATGCTGTAATTTTAGGTATTAGTCCTGATCCGGTTGCACGTCATCAGAAATTTATTGATAAGCATGATCTTCCATTTTTACTTCTAGCAGATGAGGAACATAAAGTTGCTGAACTTTATGACGTATGGAAGTTAAAGAAAAACTTTGGTAAAGAATATATGGGAATTGAACGTTCTACGTTTGTTATTAATAAAGAGGGGGAGCTTTTAAAAGAATGGCGCAAAGTTCGTGTTGCAGGTCATGTTGAAGAAGCCCTTCAATTTATTAAAGAGCAATAA